TAGCGGTTCCCCGCGGGTGCCGGGGAGTGATTCTCCGCCGGCCCGCCCTGCGACACGGTCTCGTTGGCCGCCCGCGGGCCGGCCAACGGCTCCGCCGGCACGAAGGCCTGGGGCCCGCCGACGACGTGCGGGTCCGGCGGCGTGGGAACGAGTCCGTCGGAGAGCTCCCTGCCCCTGCCGGGTGCAGGATCGTCGGCGTAGATGTTGCGATCGTTCGTCATGTTCTGTCCTTTCGACGAGATGGTGGGCCCCTCGGGCACGGAGTCGACGGCGTGGCGGCGGGCAGGCGTTATGCCCGACACCACTCCTGCGGGGTCAAGCGCCGGACGCCCGCCCTGCCCGGCAGTGGGGGCATGCACCGCGTGACCGGACCGAGACAGGACAGCGACGCCCGGGCGGTCCGTCACCGGCTCGATGGGGCGGAGCGGCCGCGGCGGCGCGGCGAGAGCGCTCGGCGGGGCGGCGCGGACCAAGCTGCCGTTTTCGCTGAAAGAAAGCCCCATCGATATCAACTGATCAGGGGTCAGTGCCCGCTTTTCACCCCGCAGGACGTGCGCCGGCGGTGGCCAGGGCCGGGCGCCACTGCCGCCCGGCCCGAGCGCCGTCGCGTGCGTGGCGCGGTACCACTGGTCGACTTCCAGGGCGTGCTTGACCTCGGGCGGCACCTCGAGGCGGCTGCGCACGCGATACTGCCCGACCTTCAAGTTCTCCGCCCGCTGTAGCTGAACCTTCAACGGACCTACGAACGAGTACTGCTGTTCCTCGGCGTGCGCGCGCACCTTCTCCACCAGCTCTTCGCCGAGCATGACCAGGCATGCGCCGTAGGTCTCGTGGTCGCCCGGACTGAGTTCGACGACGAAACCGTTGGGTGCGATGGTGCAGCCCTCGGTCCAGATCCTGGCGTTGACGTCGCACTCGCGCCGGAGCGCGCCGGCAAACTCCAGGGGTTGCACGGCGGATCTGAAGATCTTGGCGAAGGCATCGTTGACTAGAGCCTCGAAGCGCTGTTCCAGCTTGTTCAGCGTTCCCACTTCAGCCTCCGGGTGCCGATCCGCTGTAAGGCAGTCAGATCGGCCGATGATGTCACTGATAGTGCTTATGTAGACACAGAGAGTGCTGATCTTGCGGCATGTCGTCGCATTTCACCGGATCGGTCGTAAAGCCCCGCCCATCGGGCCGCGTGGACCGCCGATTCGACGCCGCCCCCGGAACGCGGGGGTTCCTGGTGCTGTGGCGTCCGGGCGGCGCGGTGTCGTCAGGCCGGGGTGGCGGAACGAGTACGCGTCCGCGAGATCGATGACGACGAGAGACAGTGCCTGTCGCGGATCGTCCGCAGAGGCACCGGGTCAGTGGTGACCTGGCGGCGGGCCCGGAGGGCGCTGTTGTCCGCGCGGGGCAAGCCGGTGGCGAAGATCGCCGGGGTCAAGAAGATCGCCAGGTCACCTGTTCGCTGCCTGGGACCTGAGCAAGGGCAGGCTCTACGGCCGCACCCTGGCAACCGCAGCTCGCGTCCTGGACGGCGGGATCGTCACCGCCGGGAACGCCTACCACTTCATGGGAGGCCCCTGACCGAGCCGGTCCCGGGGACACTCCGCCCAGTGATCAGGGAAGGTCTATTTCCCTAGCACTCGATGATGTTCACCGCCAGCCCGCCGCGGGCTGTCTCCTTGTACTTGACGCTCATGTCCGCGCCCGTGTCCTTCATCGTCTTGATGACCTTGTCCAGGGACACCTTGTGCGACCCGTCGCCGCGCATCGCCATACGGGCCGCCGTGACCGCCTTCACCGAGGCCATGCCGTTGCGCTCGATGCACGGGATCTGGACCAGGCCGCCCACGGGGTCGCAGGTCAGGCCGAGGTTGTGTTCCATGCCGATCTCGGCCGCGTTCTCGACCTGCTCGGGGGAGCCGCCGAGGACCTCGGCCAGCGCGCCCGCCGCCATCGAGCAGGCCGAGCCGACCTCGCCCTGGCAGCCGACCTCGGCGCCGGAGATGGAGGCGTTCTCCTTGAAGAGCATGCCGATCGCGCCGGCCGCGAGCAGGAAGCGGACCACTCCGTCCTCATCGGCGCCGGGCACGAAGTTCACGTAGTAGTGCAGGACTGCCGGGATGATGCCGGCCGCGCCGTTCGTGGGGGCTGTCACCACCCGGCCGCCGGCCGCGTTCTCCTCGTTCACCGCCATCGCGTACAGCGTGATCCACTCCATGGAGAGCGCCAACGGGTCGCCCTCCGCCCGGAGCTGCCGCGCCGTCATGGCGGCCCGGCGGCGGACCCGCAGGCCACCCGGCAGGATGCCCTCGCGTGACATGCCCCGCGACACGCACGCCTGCATCACCCGCCAGATCTCCAGCAGCCCGTCCCGGATCTCGTCCTCGGTGCGCCAGGCGCGCTCGTTCTCCAGCATCAGCGAGGAGATCGACAGGCCGGTCTCCTTCGCCAGGCGCAGCAGCTCGTCGCCCGTGCGGAAGGGGTACTTCAGGACCGTGTCGTCGAGTTTGATGCGGTCCGCGCCGACCGCGTCCTCGTCCACGACGAAGCCGCCGCCGACCGAGTAGTACGTCTTCGACAGCAGCT
The sequence above is a segment of the Streptomyces asoensis genome. Coding sequences within it:
- a CDS encoding L-serine ammonia-lyase; translated protein: MAISVFDLFSIGIGPSSSHTVGPMRAARMFARRVRGEGLLDSVTSVRCELYGSLGATGHGHGTPKAVLLGLEGSSPRTVDVEGADDRVEQIKDSGRLRLLGSHEIPFSFDEDLVLHRRKALPYHANGMTIWAHDAQGAELLSKTYYSVGGGFVVDEDAVGADRIKLDDTVLKYPFRTGDELLRLAKETGLSISSLMLENERAWRTEDEIRDGLLEIWRVMQACVSRGMSREGILPGGLRVRRRAAMTARQLRAEGDPLALSMEWITLYAMAVNEENAAGGRVVTAPTNGAAGIIPAVLHYYVNFVPGADEDGVVRFLLAAGAIGMLFKENASISGAEVGCQGEVGSACSMAAGALAEVLGGSPEQVENAAEIGMEHNLGLTCDPVGGLVQIPCIERNGMASVKAVTAARMAMRGDGSHKVSLDKVIKTMKDTGADMSVKYKETARGGLAVNIIEC